From Desulfurellaceae bacterium, a single genomic window includes:
- a CDS encoding glutathione S-transferase family protein, which yields MIKLYDFPQSPNCQKVKLVLAEKDLSYETVFVDLMNNAQRSADFLRLNPYGKVPVLIDEDEVIYDSTIINEYLDDEYPHPPLMPTGSDERAQARLFEDFADNSFIPQSNVLATELSKAADQIDQERIQRYRSDLVRVLEFLDRHLEGKEYLVQEFSLADVAFVPRLLVLAPLGVTVPESLTNVMAWIERLGQRPSVQKLQHELTA from the coding sequence ATGATAAAGCTGTACGATTTTCCACAGAGTCCGAACTGTCAGAAGGTGAAGCTGGTTCTGGCAGAAAAGGATCTCTCGTATGAGACGGTCTTTGTGGATTTGATGAACAACGCGCAGCGCAGCGCAGATTTTCTGCGTCTCAATCCGTACGGCAAGGTCCCGGTCCTGATTGACGAAGACGAGGTGATTTACGATTCGACCATCATCAACGAGTATTTGGACGACGAATATCCGCATCCGCCCCTGATGCCGACCGGGTCCGACGAACGCGCCCAGGCGCGTCTGTTTGAAGATTTTGCCGACAACTCCTTTATTCCCCAGAGCAATGTGCTGGCCACCGAGCTGTCGAAAGCGGCCGATCAGATTGACCAGGAGCGGATTCAGCGCTACCGCTCAGACCTCGTCCGGGTGTTGGAGTTTCTCGACCGGCATCTGGAAGGCAAGGAGTACCTGGTCCAGGAATTTTCGCTGGCCGATGTCGCGTTTGTCCCGCGTCTGCTGGTCTTGGCACCCCTGGGGGTGACCGTGCCCGAGAGCCTGACGAATGTCATGGCCTGGATAGAGCGCCTCGGGCAACGCCCGTCTGTCCAAAAACTCCAGCACGAACTGACCGCATAG
- a CDS encoding HAD hydrolase-like protein — protein sequence MVRFHHLIFDLDGTLVDTRADLAAAANRMLERFGLPPQSVEQVGAHIGQGPRVLVERVLGPAHVHLAAEGFAVFMDYYAQHLVDQSVVYPGITRVLATATARGAVLSVLTNKPQAASRALLSGLELLPFFTVVVGGDTLPKPKPDPIGVWHVQCLSAVPLDRTVLIGDSSIDIQTGRAAGILTCGVGWGFDARGLAESAPDFLVRSAEELLAVLEG from the coding sequence ATGGTCCGTTTTCACCACCTGATTTTCGATCTTGACGGGACCCTGGTCGATACCCGGGCCGATCTGGCCGCTGCGGCAAATCGCATGCTGGAGCGGTTCGGCCTGCCGCCCCAGTCTGTCGAGCAGGTCGGCGCGCATATCGGCCAGGGCCCGCGCGTGCTGGTCGAGCGGGTCTTGGGGCCTGCCCACGTCCATCTGGCTGCGGAAGGCTTTGCCGTCTTCATGGACTATTACGCCCAGCACTTGGTCGATCAGTCGGTTGTGTATCCGGGTATCACGCGGGTTTTAGCCACGGCCACGGCTCGTGGCGCAGTCTTGTCGGTGCTCACCAATAAGCCCCAAGCGGCCAGCCGAGCGCTGCTGTCCGGCTTGGAGTTGCTGCCGTTTTTTACCGTCGTGGTTGGCGGAGATACGCTGCCAAAGCCAAAACCCGACCCAATCGGCGTGTGGCATGTGCAGTGCCTGAGTGCGGTACCGCTGGACCGGACTGTACTGATCGGGGACTCGTCCATCGATATCCAAACCGGCCGGGCCGCAGGTATTCTGACCTGTGGGGTAGGCTGGGGATTTGACGCCCGAGGGCTGGCCGAATCCGCTCCCGATTTTCTGGTGAGATCGGCCGAGGAGTTGCTGGCGGTGCTTGAGGGCTAG
- a CDS encoding transketolase, giving the protein MSQALVALQAVAQKLRIHSLRSTAEAGSGHPTSCLSAAELMAAVFFGTMRFDPHDPSNPTNDRFVLSKGHAAPVLYASLAEAGALPVEQLMDLRKISSDLEGHPTPRIPWVGAATGSLGQGLSVGVGMALNAKYIDRLDYRVYVLLGDGEVAEGGVWEAAAMASHYGLNNLIGIIDVNGIGQSQRTMFEFDVDAYRQRFAAFGWQTFVVDGHNIEDILAALSEAEQVSDRPVMLVARTCKGKGVSFLEDKDGMHGKPLTKGEQLDQALQEVRVPGNGTPPPIRRPAALSEARPAVTPRPMPAPSYDLGEKIATRAAYGTALAKLGEVQPLVVALDGDTKNSTFAERFVESHPERYFESYIAEQNMVGAAVGLAACGKIPFVSTFAAFLTRAFDHIRMAAISGVAINYAGSHCGVSIGEDGPSQMGLEDLAMMRAIPNSTVLYPSDAVSAERLVAAAAELSGTTYIRTSRPATPVLYANTEAFPVGGSKLVRSSDRDQLTVVAAGVTLHEALSAADTLQAAGINIRVLDAYSVKPLDAEGILSAARDTHNTLIVVEDHYYDGGLGDAVLNAVATHGIQVHKLAVTEVPRSGKSAELLDAFGISAGRIAERVKSLVG; this is encoded by the coding sequence GTGAGCCAAGCTCTTGTCGCGCTCCAAGCCGTTGCCCAGAAACTGCGCATTCACTCCCTCCGCTCGACCGCCGAGGCCGGCTCGGGCCATCCGACCTCGTGCCTGTCGGCCGCCGAACTGATGGCTGCGGTGTTCTTCGGAACCATGCGTTTTGATCCCCACGATCCGAGCAATCCGACCAACGACCGCTTCGTGCTATCCAAGGGTCACGCCGCGCCGGTGCTGTACGCCTCGCTGGCCGAGGCCGGCGCTCTGCCGGTCGAGCAGTTGATGGATCTGCGCAAAATCTCCAGTGACCTGGAGGGCCACCCCACGCCGCGCATTCCATGGGTCGGGGCGGCCACCGGCTCGCTCGGCCAGGGGCTATCGGTCGGGGTCGGCATGGCCCTGAACGCCAAGTACATCGACCGGCTCGATTACCGGGTGTACGTCCTGCTGGGCGACGGCGAGGTGGCCGAAGGCGGGGTGTGGGAGGCGGCTGCCATGGCCAGCCATTACGGCCTGAATAATCTGATCGGGATCATTGATGTCAACGGCATCGGTCAGAGCCAGCGGACCATGTTCGAGTTTGATGTCGATGCCTACCGCCAGCGCTTTGCCGCCTTTGGCTGGCAGACCTTTGTGGTCGACGGCCATAATATCGAAGACATCCTGGCGGCCTTGTCCGAGGCTGAGCAGGTCAGCGACCGACCGGTCATGCTGGTGGCCAGGACCTGCAAGGGCAAGGGGGTGTCGTTTCTCGAGGATAAGGACGGCATGCACGGCAAGCCGCTCACAAAAGGCGAGCAGCTCGATCAGGCCCTGCAAGAAGTCCGGGTGCCCGGCAACGGCACGCCGCCACCGATTCGCCGGCCGGCTGCACTGTCTGAGGCGAGACCGGCTGTAACGCCCCGGCCCATGCCCGCGCCGAGCTATGACCTCGGTGAAAAAATCGCCACCCGGGCGGCCTACGGCACGGCCCTGGCCAAGCTGGGCGAGGTGCAGCCGCTGGTCGTGGCTCTGGACGGCGATACCAAGAACTCAACCTTTGCCGAGCGCTTTGTGGAGTCCCATCCCGAGCGCTACTTCGAGAGCTACATTGCCGAGCAGAATATGGTTGGGGCGGCGGTGGGTCTGGCCGCGTGCGGTAAAATTCCGTTTGTTTCGACCTTTGCCGCGTTTCTGACCCGCGCCTTTGACCATATTCGGATGGCCGCCATCTCGGGCGTTGCCATCAACTACGCCGGCTCACATTGCGGCGTGTCAATCGGCGAAGACGGGCCGTCGCAGATGGGTTTGGAAGACCTGGCCATGATGCGGGCGATTCCGAATTCGACCGTTCTGTATCCGTCCGATGCGGTGTCGGCCGAGCGCCTGGTGGCGGCTGCGGCCGAACTCAGCGGCACGACCTATATCCGCACCTCGCGGCCGGCCACGCCGGTGCTGTACGCCAACACCGAGGCGTTTCCGGTCGGCGGCAGCAAGCTTGTGCGCTCCAGCGACCGGGACCAACTGACGGTGGTGGCGGCCGGCGTGACCCTGCACGAAGCCCTGTCCGCAGCCGACACTTTGCAGGCCGCGGGCATCAACATCCGCGTCCTGGACGCCTATTCGGTCAAGCCGCTGGATGCCGAGGGGATTCTCAGCGCGGCCCGCGACACCCACAACACCCTGATTGTGGTTGAGGATCACTACTACGACGGCGGGCTGGGGGATGCGGTGTTGAACGCGGTGGCAACCCACGGCATACAGGTCCACAAGCTGGCGGTCACCGAGGTGCCGCGCTCGGGCAAGTCGGCCGAGCTGCTGGACGCCTTCGGCATCAGCGCCGGGAGAATTGCCGAGCGGGTCAAGAGCCTGGTGGGCTAA
- the moeB gene encoding molybdopterin-synthase adenylyltransferase MoeB, with amino-acid sequence MAKTYKELMDEARETIPELTIDEVKERTERGEDWAVLDVREREEYREGHLEGAIPLPRGFLEMRVEETLPDKTRPIIAYCAGGVRSLIAARTMQEMGYENVSSMSGGYTAWKNAGYEWVADRQFSQEQITRYARHFTLPDVGEQGQAKLLDAKVLCVGAGGLGSPVAYYLAAAGVGTIGIADHDTVDMSNLQRQILHTNDRVGMPKVESAQLTLQALNPDVDVIPIQERLSSENVMRIIKDYDVVINGCDNFPTRYLINDACVMAKKILVDGSIFQFEGQATVFSPDEGPCYRCLFPEPPPPGMAPSCAEAGVLGVLPGLVGCVQALEALKVILGVGTPLIGRMIHFDTLSTEIRVLKLRRDPNCLVCSEDPQITELIDYEEFCGLRTANAA; translated from the coding sequence ATGGCCAAGACGTATAAAGAGCTGATGGACGAAGCCCGTGAGACTATTCCCGAGCTGACGATTGATGAGGTCAAGGAGCGGACCGAGCGGGGCGAAGACTGGGCCGTCTTAGATGTCCGCGAGCGCGAGGAGTACCGCGAGGGGCATCTTGAGGGTGCGATTCCGCTGCCGCGCGGATTTCTGGAGATGCGGGTCGAGGAGACCCTGCCGGACAAAACCCGGCCGATCATCGCCTACTGCGCCGGGGGGGTGCGCTCCCTGATCGCCGCCCGGACGATGCAGGAGATGGGCTATGAGAACGTCAGCTCCATGTCCGGCGGCTATACCGCGTGGAAAAACGCGGGCTACGAATGGGTAGCCGACCGCCAGTTCTCCCAGGAGCAGATTACCCGCTACGCCCGTCACTTTACCCTGCCGGACGTGGGCGAGCAGGGTCAGGCCAAACTCCTGGACGCCAAGGTCTTGTGTGTCGGCGCGGGCGGCCTGGGCTCGCCGGTGGCCTACTATTTGGCTGCGGCCGGGGTCGGCACAATCGGTATTGCCGATCACGATACGGTCGATATGAGCAACCTCCAGCGCCAGATTCTGCATACCAATGACCGGGTGGGCATGCCCAAGGTGGAGTCGGCCCAGCTGACCCTGCAAGCCCTGAACCCGGATGTCGACGTCATTCCCATCCAGGAACGGCTGTCGTCCGAGAACGTGATGCGGATCATCAAGGACTACGACGTGGTCATCAACGGCTGCGATAACTTCCCGACCCGCTATCTCATCAATGACGCGTGTGTCATGGCCAAGAAGATTCTGGTTGACGGCTCGATCTTCCAGTTCGAGGGCCAGGCGACGGTCTTCTCACCGGACGAAGGGCCGTGCTACCGCTGTCTGTTTCCCGAGCCGCCGCCGCCGGGCATGGCTCCCAGCTGCGCCGAGGCCGGCGTGCTGGGTGTGCTGCCGGGCCTGGTCGGCTGTGTCCAGGCTCTGGAAGCCCTCAAGGTGATTCTCGGCGTCGGAACGCCGCTGATCGGCCGTATGATTCACTTTGATACGCTCAGCACCGAAATTCGGGTGCTCAAGCTGCGCCGCGACCCGAACTGCCTGGTGTGCAGCGAAGACCCACAGATTACCGAGCTGATCGACTACGAGGAATTCTGCGGACTGCGGACGGCCAACGCGGCCTGA
- a CDS encoding MoaD/ThiS family protein, which produces MADTIRISVKLFATLKKYLPAAAQASVSLTLPAGSVVQDAVEALHIPREQAGLLVAGDVYVEPHAPLSDGQELSIFPPLAGGLNVLHLPC; this is translated from the coding sequence ATGGCGGATACCATACGCATTTCGGTCAAACTCTTTGCCACCCTCAAAAAATACCTCCCGGCCGCAGCGCAGGCCTCGGTCAGCCTGACCCTGCCGGCCGGGTCTGTCGTTCAAGACGCTGTTGAAGCCCTGCACATCCCGCGTGAACAGGCCGGGTTGCTGGTTGCGGGAGATGTGTATGTCGAGCCCCACGCCCCGCTGTCTGACGGGCAGGAGCTGAGCATCTTCCCGCCGCTGGCCGGCGGGCTCAATGTCCTGCATTTGCCCTGCTGA
- the folP gene encoding dihydropteroate synthase, with product MPPVTSQLADLSVGDTAPVRVMGVLNVSPESFYGGSVHTRLDRLIQAAEQQVSEGADIIDLGAMSTAPYLKTHISEAEETDRLAPAIEALTARLDVPVSADTKRAGVARAALAAGARLINDVSGLKHDPAMAGCVAEAGVSVVLMASEPSPGRGSPPGRIHTALNDSLALARRAGIPTGRIVLDPGIGFFRQPQIAWHEWDCTALRELGGLRSFGLPLLVGASRKSFIGKITGQSEAAGRLAGSLACAAIAVYNGAHIIRAHDVAETWQTVRMAERLRPVLA from the coding sequence ATGCCACCCGTCACGTCTCAGCTGGCCGACCTCAGCGTCGGCGATACCGCCCCGGTCCGTGTCATGGGGGTGCTGAATGTCAGTCCGGAATCTTTCTACGGCGGATCGGTCCACACCCGCCTCGACCGCTTGATCCAGGCTGCCGAACAGCAGGTGAGCGAGGGAGCTGATATCATTGACCTTGGGGCGATGTCCACCGCCCCCTACCTGAAAACCCACATTTCCGAGGCCGAAGAGACCGACCGTCTGGCCCCGGCCATTGAGGCCCTGACCGCCCGGCTCGACGTGCCCGTGTCTGCCGACACCAAGCGGGCCGGCGTGGCCCGGGCAGCCCTGGCCGCCGGAGCCCGGCTCATCAATGACGTCAGCGGCCTGAAACATGACCCGGCCATGGCCGGGTGTGTGGCCGAGGCGGGGGTAAGCGTTGTCCTCATGGCCAGCGAGCCGTCTCCCGGTCGGGGCTCTCCCCCGGGCCGGATTCACACCGCCCTCAACGACAGCTTGGCTCTTGCCCGCCGGGCCGGTATCCCCACCGGCCGCATTGTGCTCGACCCGGGCATCGGATTTTTTCGCCAGCCTCAAATCGCCTGGCACGAGTGGGACTGTACGGCGCTGCGCGAGTTGGGCGGTTTGCGCTCGTTTGGCCTGCCGCTATTGGTCGGCGCCTCGCGTAAGTCGTTCATCGGTAAAATCACCGGCCAGTCCGAGGCGGCCGGACGGCTGGCCGGTTCGCTGGCCTGCGCGGCGATTGCGGTCTACAACGGCGCCCATATTATTCGGGCCCACGATGTCGCGGAAACCTGGCAGACGGTCAGAATGGCCGAGCGTTTGCGGCCGGTCTTGGCCTAG
- the queG gene encoding tRNA epoxyqueuosine(34) reductase QueG, whose translation MLDWGMGLEDQIRHKAAALGFSECGFARLGRLDREEFLRSWLAQGNAGDMHYLARRPERRLDPATAFPQAKSVICLAYPYAPPAVPELDWRTELRGRMAAYAVGPDYHDRIGARLRELIAFLTDLRPGVWTRPYVDTGPLLEREWAYRSGLGWFGKNTMLLRKRVGSWFFLAEVLVGLELEGEGPTQDHCGRCTQCLDACPTQALEDGYVLKSPLCLSYLTIEHRGAIPLDLRPKLGNWIFGCDICQEVCPWNTKFGAPERAVIESLFPSLPALMVLDDDGFRQRFRKTAVWRTKRRGLLRNVAIALGNSGNPQAVAPLCNALRDPEALIRGHAAWALGQFDDRAARTALQHALATEDDPQVRAEISVALGDAPPSLLTNLHQSANRKNGRVTQ comes from the coding sequence ATGCTAGACTGGGGCATGGGTTTGGAAGACCAGATTCGGCACAAGGCAGCTGCCCTGGGCTTTTCCGAGTGCGGATTTGCCCGGCTCGGCCGGCTGGACCGTGAGGAATTCCTGCGCAGCTGGCTGGCGCAGGGCAACGCCGGGGACATGCACTACCTGGCCCGCCGACCCGAACGACGCCTCGACCCGGCCACCGCGTTTCCGCAGGCCAAGAGCGTCATCTGCCTGGCCTATCCCTACGCCCCGCCGGCCGTGCCCGAGCTGGACTGGCGAACGGAACTGCGCGGTCGGATGGCAGCCTACGCGGTCGGGCCGGACTATCACGACCGCATCGGCGCCAGGCTGCGCGAACTGATCGCCTTCCTGACCGATCTCCGGCCCGGGGTGTGGACTCGTCCGTATGTCGATACCGGCCCGCTGCTCGAACGCGAATGGGCCTACCGCAGCGGTCTGGGCTGGTTCGGCAAAAACACCATGCTGCTGCGCAAGCGGGTCGGCTCGTGGTTCTTCCTGGCCGAGGTGCTGGTCGGCCTGGAACTCGAAGGCGAGGGTCCGACCCAGGACCACTGTGGGCGCTGCACCCAGTGCCTGGACGCCTGCCCGACCCAGGCCCTGGAAGACGGCTATGTGCTCAAGTCGCCCCTGTGCCTGTCGTATCTGACGATTGAGCACCGGGGCGCCATCCCGCTCGACCTGCGTCCCAAGCTCGGCAACTGGATCTTCGGCTGTGACATCTGCCAGGAGGTGTGTCCCTGGAACACAAAGTTTGGCGCGCCCGAGCGCGCGGTCATCGAAAGCCTGTTCCCGTCCCTGCCCGCGCTGATGGTGCTTGACGACGACGGTTTCCGTCAGCGCTTTCGCAAGACTGCGGTATGGCGGACCAAGCGTCGCGGCCTGCTGCGCAACGTGGCAATCGCCCTGGGCAACAGCGGCAATCCCCAAGCCGTCGCTCCGCTGTGCAATGCGCTACGCGATCCCGAAGCGCTGATTCGCGGTCATGCCGCCTGGGCCCTCGGCCAGTTCGATGATCGCGCGGCCAGGACCGCGCTTCAGCACGCTCTGGCCACAGAAGACGATCCCCAGGTCAGGGCCGAGATCAGCGTTGCCCTGGGTGACGCTCCGCCAAGTCTCTTGACCAATCTGCACCAATCTGCTAACCGAAAAAACGGGCGTGTAACACAGTGA
- the erpA gene encoding iron-sulfur cluster insertion protein ErpA — MANAVLPRANDQLPDLSGGPALSMTPEAAQKIKEAMAKEGLNEGGLRVSIVGGGCSGFSYSLNLDASAREDDVIVEQDGVKLLVDPISQQYVHGTVLDYHDGLSGAGFRFVNPNAVRTCGCGTSFAVDEAENG; from the coding sequence ATGGCAAATGCAGTATTACCGCGTGCCAACGACCAGCTGCCCGATCTGAGTGGCGGCCCGGCGCTGTCCATGACCCCAGAGGCGGCTCAGAAAATCAAGGAAGCGATGGCAAAAGAGGGCCTCAACGAGGGCGGGCTGCGCGTGTCCATCGTTGGCGGCGGCTGTTCGGGCTTTTCCTATAGCCTAAATCTTGATGCCAGTGCCCGCGAGGACGATGTCATTGTCGAGCAGGACGGCGTCAAGCTGCTTGTCGATCCGATCAGTCAACAGTACGTCCACGGCACCGTGCTCGACTATCACGACGGGCTGAGCGGGGCCGGTTTTCGGTTTGTCAATCCCAACGCGGTGCGCACCTGTGGCTGTGGGACCTCGTTTGCGGTGGATGAGGCCGAGAACGGCTGA
- a CDS encoding LON peptidase substrate-binding domain-containing protein: MSDLPDIIPVFPLPNVVLFPGVQLPLHIFEPRYRAMVRDAYDSSPSLIGMSLLRGEDWRANYEGNPPIYAIGCVGEMARMDLQPDGRSNILLQGLREYEVQEEIQTKAYRQARVKWRPLEKTTLAQDMRQELRELLRRYLPESANVEKFLADPSVEDGFFVNFFAFHLGLQPIEKQSLIEAVGLSERARCLRDILDFKLTESSLGKPKGDKSRMH, encoded by the coding sequence ATGTCAGACTTGCCAGATATTATTCCAGTCTTTCCGCTGCCCAACGTCGTCCTGTTTCCCGGGGTCCAGCTGCCGCTGCATATTTTTGAACCGCGCTATCGGGCCATGGTGCGTGATGCCTATGACAGCTCGCCGTCCCTGATCGGCATGTCGCTGCTGCGCGGCGAGGACTGGCGGGCCAACTATGAGGGCAACCCGCCGATCTATGCGATTGGCTGTGTGGGAGAGATGGCGCGTATGGACCTCCAGCCGGACGGGCGGTCCAATATCCTGCTCCAGGGCTTGCGCGAGTACGAGGTGCAGGAGGAAATCCAGACCAAAGCCTACCGCCAGGCGCGGGTCAAGTGGCGGCCGCTCGAAAAAACTACGCTGGCCCAGGACATGCGCCAGGAACTGCGCGAGCTGCTCAGGCGCTATCTGCCCGAGAGCGCCAATGTTGAAAAGTTTCTGGCCGACCCGTCGGTTGAGGACGGCTTTTTCGTGAATTTCTTCGCCTTTCACCTGGGGCTTCAGCCGATTGAGAAACAGAGTTTGATCGAAGCCGTCGGTCTGTCCGAGCGAGCCCGCTGTCTGCGCGATATCCTCGATTTCAAGCTGACCGAGTCCAGTCTGGGCAAGCCCAAGGGCGACAAGTCGCGGATGCATTAA
- a CDS encoding NADH-quinone oxidoreductase subunit I — MKRKEDMTWWERLYLPEIVRGLLVTTSHFWRNLALHALHAVGLATHKRAAATIQYPEERRRYPDVYRGSHRLTLKEDGSVRCTSCFLCATACPANCIHIEAGEHPDPQVEKFPVRYEIDTLRCIYCGMCVEACPCDAIRMDTYVHPRIWGYDRRDFIESKEVLMQRSRTLAEGGRDSLMVQMLESYQDADR; from the coding sequence ATGAAACGCAAAGAAGACATGACGTGGTGGGAGCGTTTGTATCTCCCGGAGATTGTGCGCGGCCTGCTGGTCACCACCTCCCATTTTTGGCGCAATCTGGCCTTGCACGCCCTGCACGCGGTCGGGCTGGCCACCCACAAACGCGCCGCAGCGACGATTCAGTACCCCGAAGAGCGCCGACGCTATCCCGATGTGTACCGGGGCAGCCATCGCCTGACCCTCAAAGAAGACGGTTCGGTGCGCTGCACCTCGTGTTTTTTGTGCGCGACCGCCTGTCCGGCCAACTGCATCCACATCGAGGCCGGGGAACACCCCGACCCGCAGGTCGAAAAGTTCCCTGTCCGCTACGAGATCGACACCCTGCGCTGCATTTACTGCGGCATGTGTGTCGAGGCCTGTCCGTGCGACGCGATTCGCATGGATACCTATGTCCATCCCCGAATCTGGGGCTATGACCGCCGGGATTTCATTGAGAGCAAAGAGGTCCTGATGCAGCGCTCCCGGACCCTGGCCGAGGGCGGGCGCGATTCGCTGATGGTCCAGATGTTGGAAAGTTACCAAGACGCCGACCGGTAG